A window of the Trichoderma asperellum chromosome 4, complete sequence genome harbors these coding sequences:
- a CDS encoding uncharacterized protein (EggNog:ENOG41), which produces MSSSFTRALRPALSSGRTLAQRAAAGIARPAIRSNVPLRHISTTLPRQSPIDISDIPPTPITHLSEIEAAMTESVSKFATDVVLPKAREMDEAEAMDPALVEQLFEQGLMGIEIPEDYGGAGMNFTSAIIAIEELARADPSVSVMVDVHNTLCNTAILKWGSEHVKRTFLPRLATDTVASFCLSEPVSGSDAFAMAARATETADGFVLNGSKMWITNSMEAGVFLVFANLDPSKGYKGITAFIVEKGTEGFSIAKKEKKLGIRASSTCVLNFDDVHIPKENILGERGQGYKYAISILNEGRIGIAAQMTGLALGAWENAVKYCWNDRKQFGSLIGEFQGMQHQFAQAYTEIAAARALVFNAARKKEAGEDFIKDAAMAKLYASQVAGRVSGLGVEWMGGMGFVREGLAEKFFRDSKIGAIYEGTSNIQLNTIAKLLQKEYTN; this is translated from the exons atgtcatcatcatttACACGAGCTCTGCGCCCTGCCCTCAGCAGCGGCCGCACCCTCGCCCagcgcgccgccgccggcattGCCCGCCCAGCCATCCGAAGCAACGT CCCTCTCCGCCACATCTCCACCACCCTCCCCAGACAGTCCCCCATCGACATCTCCGACATCCCCCCCACGCCAATCACCCACCTCTCCGAAATCGAGGCCGCCATGACCGAGTCCGTCTCCAAGTTCGCCACAGACGTCGTCCTCCCCAAGGCCCGCGAGATggacgaggccgaggccaTGGACCCGGCCCTCGTCGAGCAGCTCTTCGAGCAGGGCCTCATGGGCATTGAGATCCCCGAGGACTACGGCGGCGCCGGCATGAACTTCACCTcagccatcatcgccatcgaggAGCTCGCCCGCGCCGACCCCAGCGTCAGCGTCATGGTCGACGTGCACAACACGCTGTGCAACACCGCCATCCTGAAATGGGGCTCCGAGCACGTCAAGCGCACCTTCCTGCCGCGCCTGGCCACCGACACCGTCGCCTCCTTCTGCCTCTCCGAGCCCGTGTCCGGCTCCGACGCcttcgccatggccgccCGTGCCACCGAGACCGCCGACGGCTTCGTCCTCAACGGCTCCAAGATGTGGATCACAAACTCCATGGAGGCcggcgtcttcctcgtcttcgccaACCTCGACCCGTCCAAGGGCTACAAGGGCATCACCGCCTTCATCGTCGAGAAGGGCACCGAGggcttctccatcgccaagaaggagaagaagctcggcatccgcgccagcagcacctgCGTCCTCAACTTTGACGACGTCCACATCCCCAAGGAGAACATCCTCGGTGAGCGCGGCCAGGGCTACAAGTACGCCATCAGCATCCTCAACGAGGGCCGTATCGGCATCGCCGCCCAGATGACCGGCCTCGCTCTCGGTGCCTGGGAGAACGCCGTCAAGTACTGCTGGAACGACCGCAAGCAGTTCGGCTCCCTGATCGGCGAGTTCCAGGGCATGCAGCACCAGTTCGCCCAGGCCTACACCGAGATCGCCGCCGCTCGCGCCTTGGTCTTCAACGCCGCTCGCAAGAAGGAGGCCGGCGAGGACTTCATCAAGGAtgccgccatggccaagCTGTACGCTTCCCAGGTTGCCGGCCGTGTAAGCGGTCTTGGCGTAGAGTGGATGGGCGGCATGGGTTTTGTCCGTGAGGGTCTGGCCGAGAAGTTCTTCCGTGACAGCAAGATTGGCGCCATTTACGAGGGCACAAGCAACATCCA GCTCAACACCAttgccaagctgctgcaaaaGGAGTACACCAACTaa